One Scleropages formosus chromosome 8, fSclFor1.1, whole genome shotgun sequence DNA window includes the following coding sequences:
- the nanp gene encoding N-acylneuraminate-9-phosphatase isoform X2, translating into MGDGGVKAILFDLDNTLIDTAGASRAAILEVTELLKTRFDDEHVVGDICERFNMKLLQESFQPSRDLTIDQPFRNLLLDLRGTLKLLLLTNGEVQTQREKIQAVGCEGLFDAIVVGGDHAEEKPALSIFHHCFQVLGVGPKDCVMVGDSLGTDILGGINAGVRATVWVNGTGTASPDVSIKPDYTVPSVLDLPSVLACLNHSVDRSAMRSI; encoded by the exons ATGGGGGACGGCGGTGTGAAGGCGATACTCTTCGATTTGGACAACACTCTCATAGACACGGCTGGGGCGAGCCGAGCGGCCATCCTCGAA GTCACAGAGTTACTGAAGACCAGATTCGATGACGAGCATGTCGTCGGAGATATTTGTGAACGTTTCAACATGAAGCTGCTCCAGGAATCCTTCCAGCCTTCGAGAGACTTGACGATCGACCAG CCTTTCCGGAACCTGCTGCTGGACCTGAGGGGGACTCTCAAGCTCTTGCTGCTGACCAACGGGGAGGTGCAGACGCAGAGGGAGAAGATCCAAGCCGTGGGTTGCGAAGGCCTCTTCGACGCCATTGTGGTGGGTGGGGACCATGCCGAGGAGAAGCCGGCCCTCTCCATTTTTCACCATTGCTTCCAGGTGCTGGGGGTTGGGCCTAAGGATTGCGTGATGGTGGGAGACTCTCTCGGCACAGACATCCTCGGCGGCATCAACGCCGGCGTCCGCGCCACCGTGTGGGTGAATGGCACCGGGACCGCGTCCCCCGACGTGTCCATTAAACCGGACTACACGGTACCCTCCGTGCTGGACCTGCCCTCGGTTTTAGCCTGTTTGAATCATTCCGTTGACCGTTCCGCCATGAGGTCAATCTAA
- the polr1b gene encoding DNA-directed RNA polymerase I subunit RPA2, which translates to MASTGGWSAAPSAPSLKHLTQAGFGVPPREQHAAVQELVKAHVESFNQAVTDGLCRAVQAIPPFEFTFRNDRITLAFVEAVIHKPVVAKGTVCQDPRVFPAECRGRRCTYRGKLVADVSWSLNGVPKGIVKHALGLVPIMVKSKLCNLHGLSPKELIEHHEEAEEMGGYFIVNGIEKVLRLLIMPRRNYPIAMVRPKWKSRGQGYTQYGISMYCVRDEHTAINMNLHYLDNGTVMVNFIYQKELFFIPLGFALKALVDFTDFRIYKELIKGREENSFYKTCVTEMLRLVMEAGCTTRDKVLSYLGGRFRVKMNLPEWYGDERCGRFLLDQCLCIHLKSDAEKFYMLCLMTRKLFAFAKQECMEENPDSLMCQEVLAPGQLYLMFLKEKMANWMLSVKLSMDKRAHRFPGGVNMDALVKLFNMGTDLTKPFEYLLATGNLVSKTGLGLLQASGMSLVADKLNFIRYLSHFRCVHRGAAFTRMRTTSVRRLLPESWGFLCPVHTPDGEPCGLMNHMTAHCEVVTQAHPTVTLPALLCSLGMTPVDGVPGQPYSDCYPVLLDGAVAGWVEKDLAPSLADSLRAFKVLKEKKIPPWMEIALVPNTGKASVYPALLLFTTPGRMVRPVHNAALGKRELIGTFEQLFLNVGVCEGDVDPEVTTHQELFPHSMLSVVANFIPFSDHNQSPRNMYQCQMGKQTMGFPLHSYRERTDNKLYRLQTPQSPLVRPYMYDYYNMDNYPVGTNAVVAVISYTGYDMEDAMIINKASWERGFAHGCVYKTELLDLREKVKDEDGVVFGVKPGDPKALDKLDADGLPPVGSVLQYGDPFYSYVNLNTGQSSVIFYRSKESCVVDNIKVCSNDSGTGRFSRVCLTMRVPRNPTVGDKFASRHGQKGILSRLWPAEDMPFAESGMMPDILFNPHGFPSRMTIGMLIESMAGKSGALHGMCHDATPFTFSEDRPALEHFGELLRAAGYNYYGTERLYSGLSGVELEADIFIGVVYYQRLRHMVSDKFQVRTTGARDKVTNQPLGGRNVQGGIRFGEMERDALLAHGSSFLLHDRLFNCSDRSVAQVCLDCGSLLSPLLEKPPPAWSATRHRKTACTLCGKSDSIDAVSVPYVFRYFVAELAAMNIKVKLDVK; encoded by the exons ATGGCTTCCACGGGCGGCTGGAGCGCTGCGCCGTCCGCGCCGAGTCTGAAGCATCTGACCCAGGCCGGCTTCGGCGTTCCGCCCCGGGAGCAGCACGCGGCTGTGCAGGAGCTCGTGAAAGCGCACGTGGAGTCCTTTAACCAGGCGGTCACTGACGGGCTGTGCCGTGCAGTTCAG GCCATTCCTCCGTTCGAGTTCACGTTCAGGAATGACCGGATCACCCTGGCCTTCGTGGAAGCGGTCATTCACAAGCCGGTGGTCGCCAAGGGGACCGTGTGCCAGGACCCGAGGGTGTTCCCGGCCGAGTGCAGGGGCCGCCGCTGCACTTACAGGGGCAAGCTGGTG GCGGACGTCAGCTGGTCCCTCAACGGCGTCCCCAAGGGCATCGTGAAGCACGCCCTGGGCCTCGTGCCCATCATGGTGAAGTCCAAGCTGTGCAACCTGCACGGACTTTCCCCCAAGGAGCTCATCGAGCACCACGAGGAGGCGGAg GAAATGGGAGGGTATTTCATAGTGAACGGCATCGAGAAGGTCCTGCGTCTGCTCATCATGCCCAGAAGGAATTACCCCATCGCCATGGTGCGGCCCAAGTGGAAGAGCAGAGGCCAGGGTTACACGCAGTATG GTATTTCGATGTACTGCGTGAGGGACGAACACACGGCGATCAACATGAACCTGCACTACCTGGACAACGGGACGGTCATGGTCAACTTCATCTACCAGAAAGAGCTCTTCTTCATCCCCCTGGGCTTCGCACTCAAG GCCCTGGTCGACTTCACCGACTTCCGCATCTATAAGGAGCTGATAAAAGGGCGCGAGGAGAACTCCTTCTACAAGACCTGCGTGACGGAGATGCTGCGCCTCGTGATGGAGGCGGGCTGCACCACCCGAGACAAAGTCCTCAGCTACCTGGGCGGGCGCTTTCGGGTCAAGATGAACCTGCCGGAGTGGTACGGCGACGAGCGGTGCGGCCGCTTCCTGCTGGA TCAGTGCCTCTGTATTCACTTGAAGTCGGACGCGGAGAAGTTCTACATGCTGTGTCTGATGACTCGCAAGCTGTTCGCCTTCGCCAAGCAGGAGTGCATGGAGGAGAATCCCGACAGCCTGATGTGCCAGGAGGTGCTCGCGCCGGGCCAGCTCTACCTGATGTTCCTCAAG GAGAAGATGGCGAACTGGATGCTGTCGGTAAAGCTCTCCATGGACAAGAGGGCCCATCGCTTTCCTGGTGGCGTGAACATGGACGCTCTTGTAAAGCTGTTCAACATGGGGACCGACTTGACCAAACCCTTCGAGTATCTCCTGGCCACCGGGAACCTCGTCTCCAAGACAG GTCTGGGCCTCTTGCAGGCCTCTGGCATGAGCCTGGTGGCCGATAAGCTCAACTTCATCCGCTACCTGTCCCACTTCCGCTGCGTGCACAGAGGTGCCGCCTTCACCCGGATGAGGACGACGTCGGTGCGTCGGCTGCTGCCCGAGTCCTGGGGCTTCCTGTGCCCCGTGCACACTCCGGACGGAGAGCCCTGCGGCCTCATGAACCACATGACGGCCCACTGCGAGGTGGTGACCCAGGCTCACCCCACGGTCACCCTGCCCGCCCTGCTCTGCTCCCTGG GCATGACACCGGTGGACGGCGTCCCAGGCCAGCCGTACTCCGACTGCTATCCGGTGCTGCTGGACGGGGCCGTGGCGGGCTGGGTGGAGAAGGATCTGGCGCCTTCCCTTGCCGACTCCCTTCGGGCCTTCAAG GTGCTCAAGGAGAAGAAGATTCCGCCCTGGATGGAGATCGCGCTGGTGCCGAACACCGGCAAGGCCAGCGTTTACCCTGCCCTCCTGCTCTTCACCACACCCGGCCGCATGGTGCGACCCGTTCACAACGCGGCGCTGGGAAAGCGCGAGCTCATCGGCACCTTTGAGCAG CTCTTCCTCAACGTGGGCGTCTGCGAGGGCGACGTCGACCCCGAGGTCACGACCCATCAGGAGCTCTTCCCCCACAGTATGCTGAGCGTGGTGGCGAACTTCATCCCCTTCTCAGACCACAACCAGAGCCCCAGGAACATGTACCAGTGTCAGATGG GGAAACAAACGATGGGTTTCCCTCTGCACTCGTACCGGGAGCGCACCGACAACAAGCTCTACCGCCTGCAGACGCCCCAAAGCCCCCTTGTCCGGCCCTACATGTACGACTATTACAACATGGACAACTATCCCGTCGGCACCAATGCCGTCGTGGCCGTGATCTCCTACACGGGATACGACATGGAGGATGCGATG ATCATAAACAAGGCGTCCTGGGAAAGAGGTTTTGCCCACGGCTGCGTCTATAAGACGGAACTGCTGGACCTTCGCGAGAAGGTGAAGGACGAGGACGGTGTTGTGTTTGGCGTCAAGCCCGGCGACCCCAAGGCGCTGGACAAGCTGGATGCAGACGGGCTCCCGCCCGTGGGATCGGTGCTGCAGTACGGCGACCCGTTTTACAGCTACGTCAACCTCAACACCGGACAGAGTTCCGTCATCTTCTACAG GAGCAAGGAGAGCTGCGTGGTGGACAACATCAAGGTGTGCAGCAACGACAGCGGCACGGGGCGCTTCTCTCGCGTGTGCCTGACGATGCGCGTGCCCCGCAACCCCACCGTCGGCGACAAGTTCGCCAGCCGCCACGGCCAGAAGGGCATCCTGAGCCGGCTGTGGCCCGCCGAGGATATGCCCTTCGCGGAGAGCGGCATGATGCCCGACATCTTGTTCAACCCGCACGGCTTCCCCTCCCGCATGACCATCGGCATGCTCATCGAGAGCATGGCGGGCAAGTCGGGTGCTCTCCACGGCATGTGCCACGACGCGACGCCCTTCACCTTCTCCGAGGATCGCCCGGCCCTCGAGCACTTCGGCGAGCTGCTGCGGGCAGCCGGGTACAACTACTACGGCACGGAGCGCCTGTACAGCGGCCTGAGTGGCGTGGAGCTGGAGGCGGACATCTTCATCGGCGTGGTGTACTACCAGCGCCTGCGCCACATGGTCTCCGACAAGTTCCAGGTGAGGACGACGGGCGCGAGGGACAAGGTGACCAACCAGCCGCTGGGTGGCAGGAACGTCCAGGGGGGCATCCGTTTCGGCGAGATGGAGAGAGACGCGCTGCTGGCGCACGGGTCCTCCTTCCTGCTCCACGACCGTCTTTTCAACTGCTCCGATCGCTCCGTGGCTCAGGTGTGTCTGGACTGCGGCAGCCTGCTCTCTCCCCTGCTGGAGAAGCCGCCTCCGGCCTGGTCGGCCACGCGCCACAGGAAGACCGCGTGCACCCTGTGCGGGAAGAGCGACTCCATCGACGCGGTGTCCGTGCCCTACGTCTTCCGCTACTTTGTCGCCGAGCTCGCCGCTATGAACATCAAGGTCAAACTCGACGTCAAGTGA
- the nanp gene encoding N-acylneuraminate-9-phosphatase isoform X1, whose amino-acid sequence MGDGGVKAILFDLDNTLIDTAGASRAAILEVTELLKTRFDDEHVVGDICERFNMKLLQESFQPSRDLTIDQVRIGHWDQAIREAGGKGPDSAVAARCYWTWKNTRLTLLSIPEPFRNLLLDLRGTLKLLLLTNGEVQTQREKIQAVGCEGLFDAIVVGGDHAEEKPALSIFHHCFQVLGVGPKDCVMVGDSLGTDILGGINAGVRATVWVNGTGTASPDVSIKPDYTVPSVLDLPSVLACLNHSVDRSAMRSI is encoded by the exons ATGGGGGACGGCGGTGTGAAGGCGATACTCTTCGATTTGGACAACACTCTCATAGACACGGCTGGGGCGAGCCGAGCGGCCATCCTCGAA GTCACAGAGTTACTGAAGACCAGATTCGATGACGAGCATGTCGTCGGAGATATTTGTGAACGTTTCAACATGAAGCTGCTCCAGGAATCCTTCCAGCCTTCGAGAGACTTGACGATCGACCAGGTACGCATCGGTCACTGGGACCAGGCCATTCGGGAGGCTGGCGGCAAAGGTCCGGACTCCGCCGTGGCCGCTCGGTGCTATTGGACATGGAAAAATACCCGGTTAACGCTCTTGTCCATTCCCGAGCCTTTCCGGAACCTGCTGCTGGACCTGAGGGGGACTCTCAAGCTCTTGCTGCTGACCAACGGGGAGGTGCAGACGCAGAGGGAGAAGATCCAAGCCGTGGGTTGCGAAGGCCTCTTCGACGCCATTGTGGTGGGTGGGGACCATGCCGAGGAGAAGCCGGCCCTCTCCATTTTTCACCATTGCTTCCAGGTGCTGGGGGTTGGGCCTAAGGATTGCGTGATGGTGGGAGACTCTCTCGGCACAGACATCCTCGGCGGCATCAACGCCGGCGTCCGCGCCACCGTGTGGGTGAATGGCACCGGGACCGCGTCCCCCGACGTGTCCATTAAACCGGACTACACGGTACCCTCCGTGCTGGACCTGCCCTCGGTTTTAGCCTGTTTGAATCATTCCGTTGACCGTTCCGCCATGAGGTCAATCTAA